The Episyrphus balteatus chromosome 4, idEpiBalt1.1, whole genome shotgun sequence genome includes a window with the following:
- the LOC129919779 gene encoding uncharacterized protein LOC129919779, protein MPKEKSIQQIKERKEPHRRTKSIPEVSMPKSKFDEVMKLLEPGTECECDVFFQPRCSIPIQNNTPSKYCHSLKSTLYKLLGEARLCLLQRDWKNFAKIMTIAKLQRKDHHTLFQVFVRYALLYLAHNPDDNLLNMFLDGVVGCASDFEKIEFIKSVTNN, encoded by the coding sequence ATGccaaaagaaaaatcaatacaacaaataaaagaaagaaaagaaccACATAGAAGAACAAAATCTATTCCAGAAGTTAGTATGCCAAAATCTAAATTTGACGAGGTTATGAAATTACTAGAACCTGGCACCGAATGCGAATGTGATGTATTCTTCCAACCCAGATGTTCAATTCCAATACAGAATAACACACCATCAAAATACTGCCATAGCTTAAAAAGTACATTGTACAAGCTTCTGGGAGAGGCAAGATTGTGTCTGTTGCAGAGGGATTGGAAGAACTTTgccaaaattatgaccatagcCAAGCTCCAACGCAAGGATCATCACACGCTCTTTCAGGTGTTTGTTCGATATGCATTGTTATATTTGGCGCATAATCCAGACGATAATCTATTGAACATGTTTTTGGACGGAGTCGTTGGATGCGCtagtgattttgaaaaaattgaatttataaaaagtgtGACTAAtaattga